Below is a genomic region from Rosa chinensis cultivar Old Blush chromosome 5, RchiOBHm-V2, whole genome shotgun sequence.
aaacaaaataataacttgttatcttttcaatgctccagtatcttctaatagaaattgactcagataaatgattgttagtctgtctagcgagtttattctcattcctaatctcccaacaacataactatacaatatagatcacttgatgtttatggttaattattctcatcaattttgttttcaccgattaacatatattgtagccatattggtcaatgtcttgatctataatcaatcgatttaaattcaattgttcaacctttcttgaaccataatataaattcaaattaatgagattaattaattaataagataaaatttagtatggttcaaggttttagggttagatcacaatatttgagttttagggtttcataaatcatttttattgctattagggttcgaagtatcacaattgaaaaaaaaaaatcacattcaacaactacaatgaacatgttgagtatcaaaaaaggttgatatcataaaaaattagagaaaagacaaaaaattaaaagaaagagatatgatgaaggacaaacttcttcgtgcgtagagagaagaactttgatagtctttttttttttttttgaagaggaaactttgatagactttttgaaatctttggtcttgaggctggaaaattattggagtttggtatgaatagttaacactacaaagtccatgattatccatgattttctaattccataagtatgaatgatattttgaatacctctgtacttttattcatttttaaaagtcctaattgaatacccctaaattttggtggaattcatgaagtctttaaaaatcctaattgaatacctcaaaacTTTCATGGAcagttaaaagtctatattgaatacacccagatttttaaattccatagatttctttaagagttccactaattccatagatttctttaagaTTTCTTCTATGTTTAACAACTACTCAGGCTTGGCCCTAGGAAATTCAAGGTTCGGGGTGACGAATAAAATTGGGCcctatataaattttttttttttaaatgtttcaTATCGATGAATTGGACAAAGTGAGTGagttgtgtgtgattgttgggggtggatacttccttcctaTCTAGTTTCATGATCTTGATCTCAACCATTCTCAAAtcagcttttctttattttacatTCTGTTATCTGTTTTcctgtattttttttataatagtaAACGACAtccaaaaattctaaaattttgTATGCTATACGGCCTATGTGTCTAGtacatctctgtaaattttcataattttctgagtagTTTATATTAAGTTTTTAATTAGGTTTTCGACTGCTGTTCGCTAGGAAGAGTGGTCACTTTTGTGACATTATTTTCTGAGTAGTTAGAACCTTAGTCTTTTGTGGAAAAGACCCTTATTTACCCTTGCTACAATTGACAATCTTATgtgtgaataaggaaaatcaatagctttcaATTTAGCTATCATGTTTGTCTAATAAAACATATTAGATAAAGACGGAGaattcttgggtaccttggtgtttgccataccctcattttgttaaatattttagaccattggattagtaatatatccaatggttcaaaatatttaacaaattggtaacttatttagcccttagcctttttaatttttttggtaacacaaactactaattgaattgaaaacaataaagatagtgaaacaataaagccaattaatgtttgattatcaattgacaattgacaattatgatttttcctttttcaaaaaaaattaaaagaaccttctatcctaggttcaccgaattacttttagttaaatagtctatattactaattaattttattattagtgaattaatgtttgttattaatggacaattacacaattgaaaatcacgttttttccttattaaaaacaaaaaccttctaacctaagttctcaaaattagtattagttaagtaatctttattaccaattaattatatcattagtagtttccttaaccaaatataattttttttacatgcattttacggCAATgacaacaattagtgtaaaaataaataatatttgttttaaatgtagtcaaatgagaacctactttaggacttatttactcaaatgagaatctactttacactaatgagaacctattacaattaccacttttaggacttaattactcaaatgagaacctacttttctgtaacgaagaccttatttactttaatgcagattttttttctaattaccacatgtgtcctcaaagtggttaatattatataaaatagaacatgtatgaatctttatgtttttatcattagtgaaattattactacaatgactacacattttatcacaacccacaacacatgatgtaaaagcggtaacttttgttctatttgtagtaattactccacctaaactaatgtactaatttatagacaatttaacaagtatgacaacaaatttgttgtcagagtggtaaatctttatgtttttatcattaatgaaattattactacaatgactacacattttaccacaatcacaacaattgatgtaaaagcggtaacttttgtcctatttatagtaattactcaacctaaactaatgtactaatttatggacaatttaacaagtgcaacaacaaatttgttgtcaaagtggtaaatctttatgtttttatcattaatggaataattactcaatgactacatattttaccataactcgcaactattggtgtaaaagcggtaacttttgttctgattgtagtaattacttcaaaaactataccatttacaagattaccaaccattttacaattcctaCAACATTTGTGTCGTGaaaatggtaaaattaaaattagaccaaaagatatgtaacaactcagtattgtaaggagcttctccatttgataatcaaggttctaaatttgataaaagttgtccaaatatgatatttacatctttgaccacttaattacaataaccacaacaactattgtcataagtcgtaattgtagttcaactatgtgtaatttattattttgacaatacttgttacatgatttttaacaatattacatatcaagaaatAGTGTattgttaatatggtaaattttattttttaaaatgacacatgtcgatatttaattgggtaacctgttgaccagttcagtaggtttccactatattaatttactaaaagtaaaaaaataaaaataaataaaggtatggcaaacaccaaggtacccaagacgacATAAGAGTCATGATTCAGACTTGCACTTCTACCCAGCAGTGGTGAATAATGTTTCTTTACAGACAAGAAATGGTGGCTCACAAAGCGAGCCTAGCATGCGGTTTTGCCTGTTCATGTATGATATCTATGCTCTCCAATTCCAACAAGCTGAGGAAGTTCTTCATTTTGTCTAGTCAATTTAGAAAAGGCAATTGATGGTCGACCATGACAAGAAAATAGCACAGGTAACGATTTAGATATTTAAGAGCAGTTCAAGCAAATAATGcattcatgaatcatgattAGGTTGAGCTCAGCTTTTTTATTCTGCCAGTTAGAAACTTGCACAAAGCTTTGAAGTTAATAATTTAAACTTAATCTACTTGTTCCAACCACATAAGAAGATGGCAAACTCTAAAACATGGTTGACATTTCTCAAGTATCTATGCTGTCTCTATCCTATAATAGAACATAGATATTTCAACGTTAGAAAAAAGgacaaatggaaaaaaaaaaaatgggaccTTTGTACTATTGTActttctttaattatttatatgcaCTGTTTTTGCAGTTTAAATGATAGAGCTGGTCTGAGTTAGTTACAagcactacaagagaaaatagcaaaagcgaggaatttcattgtgacaaccCAAAAATCGTCGCAAAAACTTGGTAAATACGAGGAAATTTCAGTTGTCGCACATGATCCCATCGGCGACAACCAATTTGTCGCATAAAGTAGGAATTTGCAAGAAATTGACAGTTGTCGCCCATATGACATTATGCGACACCCAATTCCTCGCAAAATGTTAATTAGGTGACAATTTCTAccagttgtcggttaatgtttctgtgacaactttaacttcctcgcaaaagattaattaggcgacgacttctgtgaattgtcgcttaatgtttatgtgataaCTAGATTTCTGTCACTGAATACTGATTTAGTGACCACTTCtgtgagttgtcggttaatgattatgtgacaaccttaccttcctcactgaaaatcaatttggtgacaaatttatttggttgtcgcttaatatttatgtgacaatttgaatttcctctctgaaaatcaatttggcgacAACTTTAATGGGTTATCGCTTAATGTTCATGagacaatttgaatttcctcaCTGAAAATAAATTAGACGACAACTTCTGCTAGTTGTCGATTAATGtatatgtgacaactttaattttctcacaaaaggCCTATAAGGTGACGACTTTTACAGGTTATCGCTTGATGATTACGTGACAACCTGAActtcctcgctgaaaatcaattaggcgacaactttgatgagttgtcggttaatgttaatgtgacaactttaattttctcacaaaagaCCAATTAGGCGACAAGTTCAAcaagttgtcgcttaatgtttatgtgacaacttaaaattcatcgCTGAAAACCAATTAGGCGACAACTTCTATTAGtggtcggttaatgtttatgtgacaactttaattttcttgcaaaCGACCAATTAAGTGAGGACTTGTGCAGGTTGTTGCTTAATGTTTGTATGATAACTTGAACTTCCTCGCAGAAAACCAATTAGACGACTACCTGtacgagttgtcggttaatgtttatgtgacaacttttgCTTGGCAAATTTTGCTGGGCAAGCATAAGTTGTTGCTGGTGTTGTGGTGTCAGCATTTGAAGCTGATGAAAGGGCTGGGAGCTTGTATAAAAGGTTTTTGATGCTGAAGAAGTCCAGAGCGAAGTTGATCCAGACCCTAACAAGAAGGAAAGAAGTTAATAGTTTTAAAAAATGAACTCATAAGCATCAGATTTACATGTATAACAAACAATAATGAGTTCAAATATAACCAAGAATATCACTTTAAGATTCTTCATTTCAGAGAAGAATATCCAAACACAAATTACAACTATTCTAGCAAAGACAAGGCTCAAGGTTATGAGGACTGGGGAGGATATCCCTACGGCATTAATTTCGGAATACAAATCCTATCCACCACAGCCTGAATTTGGAAGTGATGCATGTGCAATTCAAAAACTGATCAATTGATCAGTCTGCTCCCCTCTGAAGACCAGAAGTATAGACCATTTTTGTACTACTGCAAGTCAATCCTGATATCTAAAAAGATCAAAAATCCAATTCATGTTCATTCCTCGGCATTACTAAAAGGAATGAACTCAAAAAGAAGTTTCTTTACACATGCTTTGACTTATGATCAACAAACATAAGTTTAATACCAAGTATATTTATGTTTACAAATGAATTGAAGCATGCTAATAAGACTGAGCAAGGAGACTTTCAAAGTCGTGAATATGTGATTCCCAGTTCTAGTATGTCAATTAGCAAAACATGTAACCAGGACTTAAATAGAGCTAGAAGCCTAGAAGGAGCAGAAATTTACTAATAAAGCTGTGAATGCCCATTCACTAAACATGCGACTTCTTTTCCTTTGGCAGCTAATCAACGAAGGATGCCACAAACAGACTTCTTCCAGCAGTGGAATAAAAGCTTTATCTATTTTCCCTAATCCCCTGAAATTAATGAATGATGCCACAATCACTTTTGTTTGCACTGAATTGATGCTGAGTGTCTGTAAATCAAGATGAAGGATCAAAAAACATCGAAAGAAAATGAACAGCTCATCAAGCAGTCATACAAAAACATAATAAAGGGGGATGCCCTGAAAGAAAACTTTGGTGTTGCCAACGTTAGAATCGACCCATTTGGCTTTGGGGCATACATGTTAGTGACTGCCACTGGTTATAGCTCAGAGAGTCCCCTACGAATAATATCTTCTTCCCCTTTAATCTCCTCAAGAAGTCCTGACCATTGAATCTGCACGTACCATATATTACAAAATACTATTGTCTAAACTAATAAATACATATAATGCATAATGTACATACTGGCTTTAAGGAGGACATCATCCAACTAGCTCTAACAATACATAATCAAAATGCATATGTACATGCCAGGTCTAGAAAGGAcgttcaattttattttatttttggcttACCCTGTTTAGCATGTAATCTAGTGATTAGAATCATTGtaaaaattcttttttatttatttgtgtgtCATACATATTAATCATTTCGGTTTTGTCGGAGACATTGTATACCTGCTGAACATACAGTTTAGATAACCAAATGAATTTTCTATTTGAATGGATTTATAGGGGTGATCCTTACGTACAAACCTAATGTCTGAAGGTTTTCGATGATTTCAGGAGTTACCTTTGAGCCAACATGGGCAAATAtaatatgaaattatttttcatttcaatacATTAAACATTTTCCAATGGCATGAAACATTTAGCAGGTCTCGATCGACTCGATCATCACCTTTATAAAGATTTGCTAAATTGATTGTGTTTCAAGCTGTGTAATTGAACGTCAAACAAATAAATGAATCCAATGTTTAggtaaataataaaatttgacCGAGTTGCACTTTTTGTAAATATAGTCTTCGAGTGGAGATCTAGAGGTGAAAATGAAAACACGTACTAAACTTTTGTACCTGGGCAATGCACAACCCTTAGGCTTCCATCTATACTTGAGATATTGACTATCCGGGCGTCCATTTTTCTGACAGTCGAACTCTGTCAATAAAAGGGCAGCTGGATGTGTCGTAGAGTGGGTATGTATCATCGTAAATCCAACTCCCATCAAACAAGTAGCATTTGGTGCCTATTTGCGACTCATTGTTCTTCTTCTCTAGTACTCCTGCAAAGCAATATTGGTTTTCATGTTCAAGAAGCAATAAGATTAGTATTAGAACAGCATAAACAAATAGGCCAAAGCCATTCAACATTTTCCCCATATTGCAGATACAGAAACGCAGAGCAGAGGGACAGTATAAGAGCAAAACCAACGTTTCTTAGGCTTATATGTAATATCAGTAATCACCTGAGGTGGTAAAGGTGTTATTAATTGTTTCATTTGGTATATCGCAGTAATCTAATtagttttgttcttcttcttccaaacaaGCATATACCCTCCAACAGAACCATCATCCAAAACAGAATCGCAACCAAATCGATAAAGAGGGATTCCAATAATTGATCAAAGTTCCATAATTTCAATgaaatttaatcaaaaaaaCCCATGAAATATGAACAACAAAGAACGAACCTTTCAAAGAGAAGAGTGGGCATTTGAGATTGGGGTTGGGGTTCCAAATCTCATTGAGAAGGGTGGGCATCTGGTAAATTAGCAGACGAGCTTTCGTAGTCCATCAATTGACAGAAAAATTTCTCCGGATGCTCCGATGATGAAGGGGCCATGAGAGAGGGGGTGGCGGGCGGTGAATGTGCGAGACGGAGAGATTTAGATTAAACCCGATTGTTTCAGaaccaaaataataataataataataataataataataataataataataataataataatccgAGATTTAGATTAGCTCTAGGATTAGATCCCCCATAAAACCTATTTCACAAAGGATTAGATATGTTGGCCCCGACTGGGAATTCCCCACCTTAACGGAAATAgagtaaagaaataaatataaataacagaaacaacaagaacaaaaagCAATAAACATTGAGTTTAGAATTTGATTGTTTGTTTCTTCTCACGGGAAGTCCCATATTTCAATCAATCTCTTCGATTTGTAAAAAATTCAGTGAGGAGCAGCGAAAACTTCTTAATAATTTGACGGAACAAGAATGGATAGGGCGTGGATTCAGTGGGGTTCAGATCCAAATTATCGATTTACTAATGCGTATAAAGAAGGGGTTAACTCTTTTCTTGAGGTTGCGAAGCATCATGTGAATGCGAATAATCAAATCTCATGTCCGTGCATGAAGTGCAATAACACAAATTCACACCCTTTAACCGTGGTGAAGATCCATTTATTGAAAAATGGCATGGTAACAACATATAACCCATGGATATATCACGGAGAACAGAATGAAGTGCGGAGTCAAACTATTCCGAATAGCCCAGTTGATGCATCTGAACACAATACAGGTATTTTTGATATGATGAACGATCTTTTTCCAATGGGTAATGCACATGTAACGGGAGATAGAGATGATATAGGGGAGGATGAAGACGACGATATAGATGATACATCAGGAAATCAGGATATCCAAGGGGCTTACGATACTATTGGTGTTCATAATGAAGATAAGGATAACTACGATAAGTTATTGCAAGAAGCTGAACGAGAACTCTACCCTGGTTGCACAGAATATTCAGTTTTAACATTTGTTGTGGAGTTGATTCACTGCAAAGTTGACAATCTCTGGACCAACAAGTCTGTTGATACCTTGTTGcaaatgatgaagaagatgtgtCCGAAGCCAAATAATATTCCGGAATCATATTATGCTTGCAAGAAGATCTTAAAAGGTATTGGCTTGGGGTATGAAACTATTCATGTTTGTAAACATGATTGTGCCTTGTTCTACAAAGAGAATGAAGGGAAAGACAAATGTCCGGTGTGCAATGAGCCACGATATAAGAATAGTGATCGTGAACAGAAAAAAAAGGTTCCTCAGAAAGTGTTGCGATATTTTCCATTGAAACCAAGGTTACAAAGATTATTCAGATCTAGACACACATCGAATGACATGAGATGGCATAAAGATAAACGAGTTGATGTGGAGGGTGAGATGAGGCATCCGGCAGACTCTATAGCTTGGAAAGAGTTTGATAAGATGTACCCTGATTTTGCGAAAGATCCACGAAATGTCAGATTAGGCCTTGCAACTGACGGCTTCAATCCTTTTGGGAACATGAGTACTTCTTATAGTATGTGGCCTGTGGTGGTGGTTCCGTATAACTTGCCCCCATGGAAATGCATGAAAAAACCATTCTCCATGTTGACATTATTGATTTCAGGACCTCAATCACCGGGAAAAGATATTGATATATTTTTGCGTCCGTTAATTGATGAGCTTAAGGAGCTATGGGAGAAGGGTGTTGAGACTTATGATAAGATGACTGAATCTTATTTTACCATGAACAATTATAGTTTTTATTCCGTAATTATGAATATATCAAATCAATTATAGTTATCTATGCGGTAATTATGGTTATgattctatttatttatttcttttcttgactTTCTGATTATGTTTCATTGTTATCTGTCAAAACGAACTTATCGTTTCTTCCATCTCTTCCCGTTCTTCTCTCTCTGCTCACAGAAATCTTCGTACGCCATCCTTCCTATTCTTCTATCGAACAAGCGGGAAAATTAGGCGGGATGTGCAGAGAGAGTAGGCGggattttgagagaaaagatAGGAGTCCTAATTAGGACTCTTCCTAACCCAAAAGAGATGGACGACGATATAAAAGGGAATCGGCTCTGTTCATCACAACATCAACTTCGACTCTTTCTCTGCAATCTTCATTTTGAAGGGTCTGTTGCAAATTGCTAAGTATatatcttattttttttttttaaggtgttttcttgatttgacttttggtttttttcttttgttgaattGCAGATTACGGGTATTCTTCGTTCAATTTTCCGGTGTTCAATTTTCCAGGTATGTTTTTGGGTTATTGGTTGAATTTTTCTGAGTTTAACATGAACAAGGGCTCACATGTATCATTTATACCCTGACTCTTATTGTGCGAACTTGTAACTATTCTATGCAATTGTAGTTTCTGGATAGGAAGATAAACTGGAGTATAAATGTCACTGTGTGATTTTCATAGAGTTTGGATCATGTCTTAATGCTTTTTTGATATAGAAAGAAAGTTGATTACTTATTGATTGATTTCTGGGCAAATGGCTTGTTGTACTTTAATGtataattttcatagagttGGATATCATGTTCATAATCTTGATGTTCtattgaaattttgaaagaaaGTTTTGCTCAATAGCAAGATAAGCTTCGGTAACAAATAAATATACGTACATTAATTGTCCCACTTTTAAACCATTCTAGCAAGTTTCTGTTCTCAACAAAGTTGTGTTACTTCAGTTTCTTATGATACTTGCTGTTCTATTGGAATAGTAAATGTTAAGACTAGTATCTATTATGGAAGACAAGAATATGATGTCCTGAATTTTAAGATATAGAAAACGATTAATGGGTATAAATTAGCTTTCCTACGTTGGTCATTCTGCTTGTTCCTTTACTCTTGCAAAAACATGGTTAAAGATTTGAATGGAAGCAACAGAGTTTCATATTCCTTGTTATGAGTGTTCTTCTCCTTTAATGACTTGGTTGATACTATCGGTGTTCTTTTCTGTGGAATTGCAGATTGAAGGTGTTTAGGACCAAACACATCCACGAAAACAGTAAATTTTCTATCTAATTTTCTGATTTGGTTCTACCtaagtctctttttttttttgattggcaGCTTCTTGATGTTCTATTTCTTGCTATATACTATGTTTTAGTAATCTCAATATCTCATTGATCCTTTTGTTTTGATATCGGACTTCCTGTTTTTAGTCACAAGCTCCAGTAAATGTATGTCGATTATACAGCCCCAGTTAATGTTTTTAGTCTAAAGCTCAGAAATAGTGGCAGAAAGCCCCAGTTAATGTTTTTAATTAATGTTTTTAATCTAAAGGTCAAAACTAGTGGCTGAAAGCCCCAGTTAATGTTTTTAATCTAAAGCCCCAGTGTATATATGTCGATTAAGTTAATGCTATAGccccaaaaatatatatagtttagTATAAGTACCCAGTCCTCTATAGCTACTTCTCTCATCTAAGTTACAGTTTTCAATTGTGTGGACTTGTGCACATGCACtcgtttttgtatttttactcttttttgttATGTGTTGCAGATGTCCTCTCAATCTCTGCAACTTGGACGAGGAAAAATGATAAGGAAGCCTGCTAATGCAACAACAAGAGCATCCAAATTAGCTTCTCAGCTACCATCACAAGCAGCACTAAGAGCAACTTCTTATGCAGCACCCACAACAACTGAACTGCCATTTGAAGAGCCACAAGCTGATCAACATCCTACAGCTCACAACTCAGGTAAAGACGTGAATGCATGCCACTCGTTATCCTTAACGATGGTTTGATATATAAGATATTAATTTCACTTTCTATCTTCTCATTCTTTTTATCTGATCATGCAGAGAATTCCTCTACCCCTGCTGAATTGAAAAAAACACGTGGCAAAACAACTGGGAAAGGTATGATTGAGATGATTGCTAGCAATGGCAACAAGAAGGTGGAGATAATATTTGACCAGAAGCATTGGGTCCCAAATACTGAGTACAGCAATAAGAAGTTCACTACCGCTATAGGGATTGAGGTTCGAAGGCGAGCTCCGGTATGTTACCGCGGATGGAATAAGATTTCAGGAGATATTAAGAGGACACTACGAGAGGGATTGACGGTAATTTTAAGTCAGTGGTTTAATGCAAAGTTAATAATTTTTGTTCCTAACAtactatattatttttattcttaatTACGTACACTTTGACGTGGAAATAGAACATCCAAAAATTATCTATTTTGTGGATGATAAGATGCGCTCGGCGTATACTCAATTCAAGTGGAAGTTGCACGATCACTACCAAAAATGTGGCACATCTATTCGGGGACGAGCCACACTTCCTCCACCTGATCTATGGGGTGAGAGATCGACAGAGGAGTGGCATTGGCTATGTGATGAACTCTACACCGATCCAAAATATATTGTATGTATTCTTCactcctttattttttcaaaatatttttattgttgtatgtttttttaaaagaaataatattacAGTTTTATGCTTTGATTAAAAATTTTAGAGTACATAATTAACCTCACAATATTTATAAAGGATAAATGCAAGAAGAATTCAACTAGCCGAAAGAGACAAAGGAGTACGCATCGTGGCGGAGCTATGCCTTTCATTCAACATGCTTTGAGGACAGTCAAGGTAAATTTTATGAGTTTCGAGTGAGTTAATTCAAATGTTATCTTGAATAATTGTTAATTTGGGAGATTTTTTTAAATTGCAGGAGGGCAATCCTTTGTCTTTCATAGACAATTGGGCAGCTATGTATCAAGATTCAAATAGCAATTGGGTTAGTGATGCTGCACGTGATAAATATGTAAGTATTGTTATCAATGTTGTTAAAGTCGTATTAGTTTTGGGAAAATAATTACTATTTAAATATATAAGTAAATaacatatttatttttgtttttatattttatttttgtaggaTCGACTGAAAAATAAGAGAGAAGAGCATAAGGAGAAACTAACCCTAGAGGCACCAGAGGGTACTCCACCAGAATCTGTACAAGTTACTGCGCGTGATGAGATTCCAATCATGGCTGAAGAGTGTGGAAGGAAGGGAAAAAGAGTTCGTGGTTTAGGCTCGTTTCCTCGCATGGAGCTTCCAACTGTTACATCTTCAACAGCTGTGAGTTCTGAGATGAACGTAATGCAAGATAAAGTTAAGAAGCTTGAATCAACTGTGGACACTATGCGGTCACAAAATGCACAGCTAATGACAATGTTGAAGAAGTTCCTGATGAATAGCCAAGGCTGTTTTGCTGATACAGAAAACATTGACATGAATATCGTAGTACCCAACAGTGAAGAAGATGATGTCTTTGGAAGAGATGAAGACGGTGTCCAAAACaatggagataattctgaaacagaGGATTTTGAGGAAGATTTGTGATTCATAAAgtcatttttagtaatttttggATTAGGATTTAGCTAGTCTAGCTTGgcaaac
It encodes:
- the LOC112163849 gene encoding uncharacterized protein LOC112163849, with amino-acid sequence MDRAWIQWGSDPNYRFTNAYKEGVNSFLEVAKHHVNANNQISCPCMKCNNTNSHPLTVVKIHLLKNGMVTTYNPWIYHGEQNEVRSQTIPNSPVDASEHNTGIFDMMNDLFPMGNAHVTGDRDDIGEDEDDDIDDTSGNQDIQGAYDTIGVHNEDKDNYDKLLQEAERELYPGCTEYSVLTFVVELIHCKVDNLWTNKSVDTLLQMMKKMCPKPNNIPESYYACKKILKGIGLGYETIHVCKHDCALFYKENEGKDKCPVCNEPRYKNSDREQKKKVPQKVLRYFPLKPRLQRLFRSRHTSNDMRWHKDKRVDVEGEMRHPADSIAWKEFDKMYPDFAKDPRNVRLGLATDGFNPFGNMSTSYSMWPVVVVPYNLPPWKCMKKPFSMLTLLISGPQSPGKDIDIFLRPLIDELKELWEKGVETYDKMTESYFTMNNYSFYSITGILRSIFRCSIFQFLDRKINWSINVTV
- the LOC112163850 gene encoding uncharacterized protein LOC112163850 is translated as MSSQSLQLGRGKMIRKPANATTRASKLASQLPSQAALRATSYAAPTTTELPFEEPQADQHPTAHNSENSSTPAELKKTRGKTTGKGMIEMIASNGNKKVEIIFDQKHWVPNTEYSNKKFTTAIGIEVRRRAPVCYRGWNKISGDIKRTLREGLTVILKHPKIIYFVDDKMRSAYTQFKWKLHDHYQKCGTSIRGRATLPPPDLWGERSTEEWHWLCDELYTDPKYIDKCKKNSTSRKRQRSTHRGGAMPFIQHALRTVKEGNPLSFIDNWAAMYQDSNSNWVSDAARDKYDRLKNKREEHKEKLTLEAPEGTPPESVQVTARDEIPIMAEECGRKGKRVRGLGSFPRMELPTVTSSTAVSSEMNVMQDKVKKLESTVDTMRSQNAQLMTMLKKFLMNSQGCFADTENIDMNIVVPNSEEDDVFGRDEDGVQNNGDNSETEDFEEDL